Proteins from one Tenrec ecaudatus isolate mTenEca1 chromosome 8, mTenEca1.hap1, whole genome shotgun sequence genomic window:
- the ECE2 gene encoding endothelin-converting enzyme 2 isoform X3: MNVALQELGGGGMEYKRATLREEDAPETPIEGGASPDALEVGFRKGTRHLLGSHTQLELVLAGVSLLLAALLLGCLVALGVQYHRDPPHNTCLTEACVRVAGKILESLDRGVSPCEDFYQFSCGGWIQRNPLPDGRSRWNAFNSLWDQNQAILKHLLENTTFNSSSEAELKTQRFYLSCLHVERIEELGAQPLRDLINKIGGWNITASWDQASFMDVLKVVAGTYRATPFFTVYISADSKSANSNVIQVDQSGLFLPSRDYYLNRTANEKVLTAYLDYMEELGVLLGGQPASTREQMQQVLELEIQLANITVPQDQRRDEEKIYHKMSVAELQVLAPSVDWLEFLSFLLSPLEFSDSEPVVVYGTGYLQQVSELINRTEPSVLNTYLIWNLVQKTTSSLDRRFESAQEKLLETLYGTKKSCLPRWQTCISNTDDALGFALGSLFVKATFDRQSKEIAEGMIAEIRTAFEEALGQLVWMDEKTRRAAKEKADALYDMIGFPDFILEPKELDDIYDGYEVSEESFFQNMLNLYNFSAKVMADQLRKPPSRDQWSMTPQTVNAYYLPTKNEIVFPAGILQAPFYARNHLKALNFGGIGVVMGHELTHAFDDQGESSPGREYDKDGNLQPWWQNGSLAAFRNHTACMQEQYSQYQVNGERLNGRQTLGENIADNGGLKAAYNAYKAWLRKHGEEQQLPAVRLTNHQLFFVGFAQVWCSVRTPESSHEGLVTDPHSPARFRVLGTLSNSRDFLQHFGCPVGSPMNPGQLCEVW; the protein is encoded by the exons ATGAATGTCGCGCTGCAGGAACTGGGCGGCGGCGGC ATGGAGTACAAACGGGCCACGCTTCGGGAGGAAGATGCACCCGAGACCCCCATAGAAGGCGGGGCCTCCCCGGACGCCTTGGAG GTGGGATTCCGGAAAGGGACCAGACACCTCTTAGGCTCACACACACAGCTGGAGCTGGTCCTGGCCGGTGTCTCTCTGTTGCTGGCTGCGCTGCTTTTGGGCTGTCTTGTGGCCCTGGGGGTCCAGTACCACAGAG ACCCACCGCACAACACGTGCCTCACAGAGGCCTGCGTCCGAGTGGCTGGGAAGATCCTGGAGTCGCTGGACCGGGGAGTAAGTCCCTGTGAAGACTTTTACCAGTTCTCCTGTGGGGGCTGGATTCAGAGGAACCCACTCCCGGACGGGCGATCTCGCTGGAATGCTTTCAACAGCCTCTGGGACCAGAACCAGGCCATACTGAAACACCTGCTGG AAAACACCACCTTCAACTCCAGCAGCGAAGCTGAGCTGAAGACGCAGCGTTTCTACCTGTCCTGCCTGCATGTGGAGCGCATTGAGGAGCTGGGAGCCCAGCCTCTTCGAGACCTCATTAACAAG ATCGGTGGTTGGAACATCACGGCATCCTGGGACCAGGCCAGCTTCATGGACGTGCTGAAGGTAGTGGCAGGGACCTACAGGGCCACCCCCTTCTTTACCGTCTACATCAGCGCCGACTCCAAAAGCGCCAACAGCAACGTCATCCAG GTGGACCAGTCTGGGCTCTTTCTGCCTTCCCGAGATTACTACTTAAACAGGACGGCCAATGAGAAA GTGCTCACAGCCTACCTGGACTACATGGAGGAGCTGGGGGTGCTGCTGGGTGGACAGCCCGCCTCCACGAGGGAGCAGATGCAGCAGGTGCTGGAGCTGGAGATTCAGCTGGCCAACATCACCGTGCCCCAGGACCAGCGGCGCGATGAGGAGAAGATCTATCACAAGATGAGCGTTGCTGAGCTGcag GTCCTGGCgccctctgtggactggctggagTTCCTGTCTTTCCTTCTGTCCCCCCTGGAATTCAGTGACTCGGAGCCTGTGGTGGTGTATGGGACAGGGTATCTGCAGCAGGTGTCTGAGCTCATCAACCGCACGGAGCCAAG TGTCCTGAACACTTACCTGATCTGGAACCTGGTGCAGAAGACCACCTCGAGCCTGGACCGGCGCTTTGAGTCTGCTCAGGAGAAGCTGCTGGAGACCCTCTATGGCACCAAGAAG TCCTGCCTGCCCAGGTGGCAGACCTGCATCTCCAACACGGACGATGCCCTGGGCTTTGCGCTGGGCTCCCTCTTCGTCAAGGCCACCTTTGACCGGCAAAGCAAGGAAATC GCCGAGGGGATGATCGCGGAGATCCGGACGGCTTTTGAGGAGGCCCTGGGACAGCTGGTTTGGATGGACGAGAAGACCCGCAGGGCAGCCAAGGAGAAA GCAGACGCCCTCTACGACATGATTGGCTTCCCAGACTTCATCCTGGAACCCAAAGAGTTGGATGATATTTATGATGGG TATGAAGTCTCCGAAGAGTCCTTCTTCCAGAACATGCTGAATTTGTACAACTTCTCTGCCAAAGTGATGGCTGACCAGCTCCGCAAGCCTCCCAGCCGGGACCA GTGGAGCATGACCCCCCAGACAGTGAATGCATACTACCTGCCCACCAAGAATGAGATCGTCTTCCCCGCTGGCATCTTGCAGGCTCCCTTTTATGCTCGGAACCACCTCAA GGCTCTGAACTTTGGGGGCATCGGTGTGGTGATGGGCCATGAGCTGACGCATGCCTTTGATGACCAGG GTGAGTCCTCCCCAGGGCGCGAGTATGACAAGGACGGGAacctgcagccctggtggcagaatgggtcTCTAGCGGCCTTCCGGAACCACACAGCCTGCATGCAGGAGCAGTACAGCCAGTACCAGGTCAACGGGGAGAGGCTCAACGGCCGGCAGACGCTGGGGGAGAACATCGCTGACAATGGGGGGCTGAAGGCTGCCTATAAC GCTTACAAAGCATGGCTGAGGAAACACGGGGAGGAGCAGCAGCTGCCGGCCGTGAGGCTCACCAACCACCAGCTCTTCTTTGTGGGATTCGCCCAG GTGTGGTGCTCGGTCCGCACACCAGAGAGCTCTCACGAGGGGCTGGTGACCGACCCGCACAGCCCTGCTCGCTTCCGAGTGCTGGGCACGCTCTCCAATTCCCGGGACTTCCTTCAGCACTTCGGCTGCCCTGTTGGCTCCCCCATGAACCCAGGGCAGCTGTGTGAGGTGTGGTAG
- the ECE2 gene encoding endothelin-converting enzyme 2 isoform X5 has protein sequence MNVALQELGGGGVSGARRTRSGLMEYKRATLREEDAPETPIEGGASPDALEVGFRKGTRHLLGSHTQLELVLAGVSLLLAALLLGCLVALGVQYHRDPPHNTCLTEACVRVAGKILESLDRGVSPCEDFYQFSCGGWIQRNPLPDGRSRWNAFNSLWDQNQAILKHLLENTTFNSSSEAELKTQRFYLSCLHVERIEELGAQPLRDLINKIGGWNITASWDQASFMDVLKVVAGTYRATPFFTVYISADSKSANSNVIQVDQSGLFLPSRDYYLNRTANEKVLTAYLDYMEELGVLLGGQPASTREQMQQVLELEIQLANITVPQDQRRDEEKIYHKMSVAELQVLAPSVDWLEFLSFLLSPLEFSDSEPVVVYGTGYLQQVSELINRTEPSVLNTYLIWNLVQKTTSSLDRRFESAQEKLLETLYGTKKSCLPRWQTCISNTDDALGFALGSLFVKATFDRQSKEIAEGMIAEIRTAFEEALGQLVWMDEKTRRAAKEKADALYDMIGFPDFILEPKELDDIYDGYEVSEESFFQNMLNLYNFSAKVMADQLRKPPSRDQWSMTPQTVNAYYLPTKNEIVFPAGILQAPFYARNHLKALNFGGIGVVMGHELTHAFDDQGESSPGREYDKDGNLQPWWQNGSLAAFRNHTACMQEQYSQYQVNGERLNGRQTLGENIADNGGLKAAYNAYKAWLRKHGEEQQLPAVRLTNHQLFFVGFAQTPHRAKLKKKCECLPVAVKGLEE, from the exons ATGAATGTCGCGCTGCAGGAACTGGGCGGCGGCGGCGTGAGTGGGGCCCGGAGGACCAGAAGCGGGCTG ATGGAGTACAAACGGGCCACGCTTCGGGAGGAAGATGCACCCGAGACCCCCATAGAAGGCGGGGCCTCCCCGGACGCCTTGGAG GTGGGATTCCGGAAAGGGACCAGACACCTCTTAGGCTCACACACACAGCTGGAGCTGGTCCTGGCCGGTGTCTCTCTGTTGCTGGCTGCGCTGCTTTTGGGCTGTCTTGTGGCCCTGGGGGTCCAGTACCACAGAG ACCCACCGCACAACACGTGCCTCACAGAGGCCTGCGTCCGAGTGGCTGGGAAGATCCTGGAGTCGCTGGACCGGGGAGTAAGTCCCTGTGAAGACTTTTACCAGTTCTCCTGTGGGGGCTGGATTCAGAGGAACCCACTCCCGGACGGGCGATCTCGCTGGAATGCTTTCAACAGCCTCTGGGACCAGAACCAGGCCATACTGAAACACCTGCTGG AAAACACCACCTTCAACTCCAGCAGCGAAGCTGAGCTGAAGACGCAGCGTTTCTACCTGTCCTGCCTGCATGTGGAGCGCATTGAGGAGCTGGGAGCCCAGCCTCTTCGAGACCTCATTAACAAG ATCGGTGGTTGGAACATCACGGCATCCTGGGACCAGGCCAGCTTCATGGACGTGCTGAAGGTAGTGGCAGGGACCTACAGGGCCACCCCCTTCTTTACCGTCTACATCAGCGCCGACTCCAAAAGCGCCAACAGCAACGTCATCCAG GTGGACCAGTCTGGGCTCTTTCTGCCTTCCCGAGATTACTACTTAAACAGGACGGCCAATGAGAAA GTGCTCACAGCCTACCTGGACTACATGGAGGAGCTGGGGGTGCTGCTGGGTGGACAGCCCGCCTCCACGAGGGAGCAGATGCAGCAGGTGCTGGAGCTGGAGATTCAGCTGGCCAACATCACCGTGCCCCAGGACCAGCGGCGCGATGAGGAGAAGATCTATCACAAGATGAGCGTTGCTGAGCTGcag GTCCTGGCgccctctgtggactggctggagTTCCTGTCTTTCCTTCTGTCCCCCCTGGAATTCAGTGACTCGGAGCCTGTGGTGGTGTATGGGACAGGGTATCTGCAGCAGGTGTCTGAGCTCATCAACCGCACGGAGCCAAG TGTCCTGAACACTTACCTGATCTGGAACCTGGTGCAGAAGACCACCTCGAGCCTGGACCGGCGCTTTGAGTCTGCTCAGGAGAAGCTGCTGGAGACCCTCTATGGCACCAAGAAG TCCTGCCTGCCCAGGTGGCAGACCTGCATCTCCAACACGGACGATGCCCTGGGCTTTGCGCTGGGCTCCCTCTTCGTCAAGGCCACCTTTGACCGGCAAAGCAAGGAAATC GCCGAGGGGATGATCGCGGAGATCCGGACGGCTTTTGAGGAGGCCCTGGGACAGCTGGTTTGGATGGACGAGAAGACCCGCAGGGCAGCCAAGGAGAAA GCAGACGCCCTCTACGACATGATTGGCTTCCCAGACTTCATCCTGGAACCCAAAGAGTTGGATGATATTTATGATGGG TATGAAGTCTCCGAAGAGTCCTTCTTCCAGAACATGCTGAATTTGTACAACTTCTCTGCCAAAGTGATGGCTGACCAGCTCCGCAAGCCTCCCAGCCGGGACCA GTGGAGCATGACCCCCCAGACAGTGAATGCATACTACCTGCCCACCAAGAATGAGATCGTCTTCCCCGCTGGCATCTTGCAGGCTCCCTTTTATGCTCGGAACCACCTCAA GGCTCTGAACTTTGGGGGCATCGGTGTGGTGATGGGCCATGAGCTGACGCATGCCTTTGATGACCAGG GTGAGTCCTCCCCAGGGCGCGAGTATGACAAGGACGGGAacctgcagccctggtggcagaatgggtcTCTAGCGGCCTTCCGGAACCACACAGCCTGCATGCAGGAGCAGTACAGCCAGTACCAGGTCAACGGGGAGAGGCTCAACGGCCGGCAGACGCTGGGGGAGAACATCGCTGACAATGGGGGGCTGAAGGCTGCCTATAAC GCTTACAAAGCATGGCTGAGGAAACACGGGGAGGAGCAGCAGCTGCCGGCCGTGAGGCTCACCAACCACCAGCTCTTCTTTGTGGGATTCGCCCAG
- the ECE2 gene encoding endothelin-converting enzyme 2 isoform X2, which yields MNVALQELGGGGVSGARRTRSGLMEYKRATLREEDAPETPIEGGASPDALEVGFRKGTRHLLGSHTQLELVLAGVSLLLAALLLGCLVALGVQYHRDPPHNTCLTEACVRVAGKILESLDRGVSPCEDFYQFSCGGWIQRNPLPDGRSRWNAFNSLWDQNQAILKHLLENTTFNSSSEAELKTQRFYLSCLHVERIEELGAQPLRDLINKIGGWNITASWDQASFMDVLKVVAGTYRATPFFTVYISADSKSANSNVIQVDQSGLFLPSRDYYLNRTANEKVLTAYLDYMEELGVLLGGQPASTREQMQQVLELEIQLANITVPQDQRRDEEKIYHKMSVAELQVLAPSVDWLEFLSFLLSPLEFSDSEPVVVYGTGYLQQVSELINRTEPSVLNTYLIWNLVQKTTSSLDRRFESAQEKLLETLYGTKKSCLPRWQTCISNTDDALGFALGSLFVKATFDRQSKEIAEGMIAEIRTAFEEALGQLVWMDEKTRRAAKEKADALYDMIGFPDFILEPKELDDIYDGYEVSEESFFQNMLNLYNFSAKVMADQLRKPPSRDQWSMTPQTVNAYYLPTKNEIVFPAGILQAPFYARNHLKALNFGGIGVVMGHELTHAFDDQGREYDKDGNLQPWWQNGSLAAFRNHTACMQEQYSQYQVNGERLNGRQTLGENIADNGGLKAAYNAYKAWLRKHGEEQQLPAVRLTNHQLFFVGFAQVWCSVRTPESSHEGLVTDPHSPARFRVLGTLSNSRDFLQHFGCPVGSPMNPGQLCEVW from the exons ATGAATGTCGCGCTGCAGGAACTGGGCGGCGGCGGCGTGAGTGGGGCCCGGAGGACCAGAAGCGGGCTG ATGGAGTACAAACGGGCCACGCTTCGGGAGGAAGATGCACCCGAGACCCCCATAGAAGGCGGGGCCTCCCCGGACGCCTTGGAG GTGGGATTCCGGAAAGGGACCAGACACCTCTTAGGCTCACACACACAGCTGGAGCTGGTCCTGGCCGGTGTCTCTCTGTTGCTGGCTGCGCTGCTTTTGGGCTGTCTTGTGGCCCTGGGGGTCCAGTACCACAGAG ACCCACCGCACAACACGTGCCTCACAGAGGCCTGCGTCCGAGTGGCTGGGAAGATCCTGGAGTCGCTGGACCGGGGAGTAAGTCCCTGTGAAGACTTTTACCAGTTCTCCTGTGGGGGCTGGATTCAGAGGAACCCACTCCCGGACGGGCGATCTCGCTGGAATGCTTTCAACAGCCTCTGGGACCAGAACCAGGCCATACTGAAACACCTGCTGG AAAACACCACCTTCAACTCCAGCAGCGAAGCTGAGCTGAAGACGCAGCGTTTCTACCTGTCCTGCCTGCATGTGGAGCGCATTGAGGAGCTGGGAGCCCAGCCTCTTCGAGACCTCATTAACAAG ATCGGTGGTTGGAACATCACGGCATCCTGGGACCAGGCCAGCTTCATGGACGTGCTGAAGGTAGTGGCAGGGACCTACAGGGCCACCCCCTTCTTTACCGTCTACATCAGCGCCGACTCCAAAAGCGCCAACAGCAACGTCATCCAG GTGGACCAGTCTGGGCTCTTTCTGCCTTCCCGAGATTACTACTTAAACAGGACGGCCAATGAGAAA GTGCTCACAGCCTACCTGGACTACATGGAGGAGCTGGGGGTGCTGCTGGGTGGACAGCCCGCCTCCACGAGGGAGCAGATGCAGCAGGTGCTGGAGCTGGAGATTCAGCTGGCCAACATCACCGTGCCCCAGGACCAGCGGCGCGATGAGGAGAAGATCTATCACAAGATGAGCGTTGCTGAGCTGcag GTCCTGGCgccctctgtggactggctggagTTCCTGTCTTTCCTTCTGTCCCCCCTGGAATTCAGTGACTCGGAGCCTGTGGTGGTGTATGGGACAGGGTATCTGCAGCAGGTGTCTGAGCTCATCAACCGCACGGAGCCAAG TGTCCTGAACACTTACCTGATCTGGAACCTGGTGCAGAAGACCACCTCGAGCCTGGACCGGCGCTTTGAGTCTGCTCAGGAGAAGCTGCTGGAGACCCTCTATGGCACCAAGAAG TCCTGCCTGCCCAGGTGGCAGACCTGCATCTCCAACACGGACGATGCCCTGGGCTTTGCGCTGGGCTCCCTCTTCGTCAAGGCCACCTTTGACCGGCAAAGCAAGGAAATC GCCGAGGGGATGATCGCGGAGATCCGGACGGCTTTTGAGGAGGCCCTGGGACAGCTGGTTTGGATGGACGAGAAGACCCGCAGGGCAGCCAAGGAGAAA GCAGACGCCCTCTACGACATGATTGGCTTCCCAGACTTCATCCTGGAACCCAAAGAGTTGGATGATATTTATGATGGG TATGAAGTCTCCGAAGAGTCCTTCTTCCAGAACATGCTGAATTTGTACAACTTCTCTGCCAAAGTGATGGCTGACCAGCTCCGCAAGCCTCCCAGCCGGGACCA GTGGAGCATGACCCCCCAGACAGTGAATGCATACTACCTGCCCACCAAGAATGAGATCGTCTTCCCCGCTGGCATCTTGCAGGCTCCCTTTTATGCTCGGAACCACCTCAA GGCTCTGAACTTTGGGGGCATCGGTGTGGTGATGGGCCATGAGCTGACGCATGCCTTTGATGACCAGG GGCGCGAGTATGACAAGGACGGGAacctgcagccctggtggcagaatgggtcTCTAGCGGCCTTCCGGAACCACACAGCCTGCATGCAGGAGCAGTACAGCCAGTACCAGGTCAACGGGGAGAGGCTCAACGGCCGGCAGACGCTGGGGGAGAACATCGCTGACAATGGGGGGCTGAAGGCTGCCTATAAC GCTTACAAAGCATGGCTGAGGAAACACGGGGAGGAGCAGCAGCTGCCGGCCGTGAGGCTCACCAACCACCAGCTCTTCTTTGTGGGATTCGCCCAG GTGTGGTGCTCGGTCCGCACACCAGAGAGCTCTCACGAGGGGCTGGTGACCGACCCGCACAGCCCTGCTCGCTTCCGAGTGCTGGGCACGCTCTCCAATTCCCGGGACTTCCTTCAGCACTTCGGCTGCCCTGTTGGCTCCCCCATGAACCCAGGGCAGCTGTGTGAGGTGTGGTAG
- the ECE2 gene encoding endothelin-converting enzyme 2 isoform X4, translated as MNVALQELGGGGMEYKRATLREEDAPETPIEGGASPDALEVGFRKGTRHLLGSHTQLELVLAGVSLLLAALLLGCLVALGVQYHRDPPHNTCLTEACVRVAGKILESLDRGVSPCEDFYQFSCGGWIQRNPLPDGRSRWNAFNSLWDQNQAILKHLLENTTFNSSSEAELKTQRFYLSCLHVERIEELGAQPLRDLINKIGGWNITASWDQASFMDVLKVVAGTYRATPFFTVYISADSKSANSNVIQVDQSGLFLPSRDYYLNRTANEKVLTAYLDYMEELGVLLGGQPASTREQMQQVLELEIQLANITVPQDQRRDEEKIYHKMSVAELQVLAPSVDWLEFLSFLLSPLEFSDSEPVVVYGTGYLQQVSELINRTEPSVLNTYLIWNLVQKTTSSLDRRFESAQEKLLETLYGTKKSCLPRWQTCISNTDDALGFALGSLFVKATFDRQSKEIAEGMIAEIRTAFEEALGQLVWMDEKTRRAAKEKADALYDMIGFPDFILEPKELDDIYDGYEVSEESFFQNMLNLYNFSAKVMADQLRKPPSRDQWSMTPQTVNAYYLPTKNEIVFPAGILQAPFYARNHLKALNFGGIGVVMGHELTHAFDDQGREYDKDGNLQPWWQNGSLAAFRNHTACMQEQYSQYQVNGERLNGRQTLGENIADNGGLKAAYNAYKAWLRKHGEEQQLPAVRLTNHQLFFVGFAQVWCSVRTPESSHEGLVTDPHSPARFRVLGTLSNSRDFLQHFGCPVGSPMNPGQLCEVW; from the exons ATGAATGTCGCGCTGCAGGAACTGGGCGGCGGCGGC ATGGAGTACAAACGGGCCACGCTTCGGGAGGAAGATGCACCCGAGACCCCCATAGAAGGCGGGGCCTCCCCGGACGCCTTGGAG GTGGGATTCCGGAAAGGGACCAGACACCTCTTAGGCTCACACACACAGCTGGAGCTGGTCCTGGCCGGTGTCTCTCTGTTGCTGGCTGCGCTGCTTTTGGGCTGTCTTGTGGCCCTGGGGGTCCAGTACCACAGAG ACCCACCGCACAACACGTGCCTCACAGAGGCCTGCGTCCGAGTGGCTGGGAAGATCCTGGAGTCGCTGGACCGGGGAGTAAGTCCCTGTGAAGACTTTTACCAGTTCTCCTGTGGGGGCTGGATTCAGAGGAACCCACTCCCGGACGGGCGATCTCGCTGGAATGCTTTCAACAGCCTCTGGGACCAGAACCAGGCCATACTGAAACACCTGCTGG AAAACACCACCTTCAACTCCAGCAGCGAAGCTGAGCTGAAGACGCAGCGTTTCTACCTGTCCTGCCTGCATGTGGAGCGCATTGAGGAGCTGGGAGCCCAGCCTCTTCGAGACCTCATTAACAAG ATCGGTGGTTGGAACATCACGGCATCCTGGGACCAGGCCAGCTTCATGGACGTGCTGAAGGTAGTGGCAGGGACCTACAGGGCCACCCCCTTCTTTACCGTCTACATCAGCGCCGACTCCAAAAGCGCCAACAGCAACGTCATCCAG GTGGACCAGTCTGGGCTCTTTCTGCCTTCCCGAGATTACTACTTAAACAGGACGGCCAATGAGAAA GTGCTCACAGCCTACCTGGACTACATGGAGGAGCTGGGGGTGCTGCTGGGTGGACAGCCCGCCTCCACGAGGGAGCAGATGCAGCAGGTGCTGGAGCTGGAGATTCAGCTGGCCAACATCACCGTGCCCCAGGACCAGCGGCGCGATGAGGAGAAGATCTATCACAAGATGAGCGTTGCTGAGCTGcag GTCCTGGCgccctctgtggactggctggagTTCCTGTCTTTCCTTCTGTCCCCCCTGGAATTCAGTGACTCGGAGCCTGTGGTGGTGTATGGGACAGGGTATCTGCAGCAGGTGTCTGAGCTCATCAACCGCACGGAGCCAAG TGTCCTGAACACTTACCTGATCTGGAACCTGGTGCAGAAGACCACCTCGAGCCTGGACCGGCGCTTTGAGTCTGCTCAGGAGAAGCTGCTGGAGACCCTCTATGGCACCAAGAAG TCCTGCCTGCCCAGGTGGCAGACCTGCATCTCCAACACGGACGATGCCCTGGGCTTTGCGCTGGGCTCCCTCTTCGTCAAGGCCACCTTTGACCGGCAAAGCAAGGAAATC GCCGAGGGGATGATCGCGGAGATCCGGACGGCTTTTGAGGAGGCCCTGGGACAGCTGGTTTGGATGGACGAGAAGACCCGCAGGGCAGCCAAGGAGAAA GCAGACGCCCTCTACGACATGATTGGCTTCCCAGACTTCATCCTGGAACCCAAAGAGTTGGATGATATTTATGATGGG TATGAAGTCTCCGAAGAGTCCTTCTTCCAGAACATGCTGAATTTGTACAACTTCTCTGCCAAAGTGATGGCTGACCAGCTCCGCAAGCCTCCCAGCCGGGACCA GTGGAGCATGACCCCCCAGACAGTGAATGCATACTACCTGCCCACCAAGAATGAGATCGTCTTCCCCGCTGGCATCTTGCAGGCTCCCTTTTATGCTCGGAACCACCTCAA GGCTCTGAACTTTGGGGGCATCGGTGTGGTGATGGGCCATGAGCTGACGCATGCCTTTGATGACCAGG GGCGCGAGTATGACAAGGACGGGAacctgcagccctggtggcagaatgggtcTCTAGCGGCCTTCCGGAACCACACAGCCTGCATGCAGGAGCAGTACAGCCAGTACCAGGTCAACGGGGAGAGGCTCAACGGCCGGCAGACGCTGGGGGAGAACATCGCTGACAATGGGGGGCTGAAGGCTGCCTATAAC GCTTACAAAGCATGGCTGAGGAAACACGGGGAGGAGCAGCAGCTGCCGGCCGTGAGGCTCACCAACCACCAGCTCTTCTTTGTGGGATTCGCCCAG GTGTGGTGCTCGGTCCGCACACCAGAGAGCTCTCACGAGGGGCTGGTGACCGACCCGCACAGCCCTGCTCGCTTCCGAGTGCTGGGCACGCTCTCCAATTCCCGGGACTTCCTTCAGCACTTCGGCTGCCCTGTTGGCTCCCCCATGAACCCAGGGCAGCTGTGTGAGGTGTGGTAG